One Thermodesulfobacteriota bacterium DNA window includes the following coding sequences:
- a CDS encoding DUF86 domain-containing protein codes for MTPVEEGIVRKKLGVIIEGLKALEPIGGMTAEEYAADLYKRKAAERLMQELIEAAIDINTHIIVHTGNNPPEDYYESFIKLGGLGVVPKALAERLAPSAGLRNRLVHEYDAIEDTLVLAAIGTAEELYPEYVKEVEAYISGKK; via the coding sequence AATAATCGAGGGCCTCAAGGCGCTTGAGCCCATAGGCGGGATGACGGCCGAAGAGTACGCCGCGGACCTCTACAAGAGGAAGGCGGCGGAAAGGCTCATGCAGGAGCTTATAGAGGCGGCCATAGATATAAACACCCACATAATCGTCCACACCGGCAACAACCCGCCGGAAGACTACTACGAAAGCTTTATAAAACTCGGCGGACTCGGGGTAGTCCCGAAGGCGCTCGCGGAAAGGCTCGCCCCGTCAGCGGGGCTCAGGAACAGGCTCGTCCACGAGTACGACGCCATCGAAGACACGCTCGTCCTCGCGGCGATCGGGACGGCCGAAGAGCTTTACCCGGAATACGTAAAGGAAGTAGAGGCTTATATCTCGGGCAAGAAGTAA
- the crcB gene encoding fluoride efflux transporter CrcB, translating to MAAGGGVGALLRYGLSGLTHRLVGAGGVVFPWGTLVVNVAGALAIGFLWELFERAAVSPELRLFTFIGLLGGFTTFSTFSIETFSLLRDGETKLAALNVVLSNALCIAAVFAGFGLSRYLAR from the coding sequence ATAGCCGCCGGAGGCGGTGTGGGGGCGCTACTCCGCTACGGCCTTTCGGGGCTCACCCACCGGCTGGTCGGAGCGGGCGGGGTGGTCTTCCCCTGGGGCACGCTCGTGGTGAACGTCGCGGGTGCCCTGGCAATAGGCTTCCTCTGGGAGTTGTTCGAGCGCGCCGCCGTCTCGCCAGAGCTGAGACTCTTTACATTCATAGGGCTCCTCGGAGGCTTTACGACCTTTTCGACCTTCAGTATAGAGACCTTCAGCCTGCTCCGCGACGGCGAGACCAAGCTCGCCGCCCTGAACGTCGTCCTGAGTAACGCGCTCTGCATAGCGGCCGTGTTCGCGGGCTTCGGCCTGTCACGGTATTTGGCCAGATAA